A genomic window from Eriocheir sinensis breed Jianghai 21 chromosome 9, ASM2467909v1, whole genome shotgun sequence includes:
- the LOC126995854 gene encoding uncharacterized protein LOC126995854, which yields MRSEFEDKLKDRESQLTEAREELQAAREALRHQHLLSVVRGVASSTNTNTRAATPHNTTLARAPTPATPVLPSEATPVCSPATGVFSGSGNGGGDGELNIEVDEGEGASDSTIKSSSKQPHNRTQPAAFTSTMSRAPTPTHPPPTPTRTTSRPLPPPSPRTPTVTVTLPLPRPPPPPPPPSRPGHLSKRVLYSGKSLLMDD from the exons ATGCGCTCAGAATTCGAAGACAAGCTGAAGGACCGCGAGAGCCAGCTGACGGAGGCGCGGGAGGAGCTACAGGCGGCGCGGGAGGCTCTGAGGCACCAACATCTCCTGAGTGTGGTGCGCGGGGTCgcctcctccaccaacaccaacaccagggccgcaacaccacacaacaccacacttGCCAGGGCCCCCACACCCGCCACCCCTGTCCTGCCATCTGAAGCCACCCCTGTCTGCTCCCCTGCGACTGGTGTctttagtggtagtggtaatggtggtggtgatggag aGCTGAATATTGAAGTGGACGAGGGGGAAGGCGCCTCAGACTCCACTATCAAAAGCAGCAGTAAGCAACCACACAACCGAACCCAACCCGCCGCCTTCACTTCCACCATGTCCCGagcgcccacacccacacaccctccacccacacccacacgcaccaCCAGCAGGCCTCTCCCCCCTCCATCACCTAGAACACCCACGGTCACGGTCACGctgcccctcccccgcccccctccgcctcctcctcctccctctcgcccgGGCCACCTTAGTAAGCGAGTGTTGTATTCTGGCAAGTCGCTGCTAATGGATGACTGA